One Malassezia restricta chromosome III, complete sequence DNA segment encodes these proteins:
- a CDS encoding BolA-like protein 3 has translation MNLLRVTQAAGLPHQRMVMAQRSINQLRHISQTSARHDASTPAEKQDKIIRTLTEKFTPSDLQVQDISGGCGSFFAIMLKSKEFKGKSTIQAHRMVNKEIKDVIQDIHGLQLKTIADN, from the exons ATGAATCTGCTGCGCGTGACGCAAGCAGCCGGCCTGCCACATCAGCGCATGGTGATGGCACAAAGAAGCATAAACCAACTGCGCCACATTAGCCAGACATcagcgcggcacgatgcatcgacgccTGCTGAAAAGCAAGACAAGATTATCCGAACTTTGACGGAAAAGTTCACGCCATCCGATCTTCAAGTTCAAGATATTAGCGGTGGATGTGGATCGTTTTTTGCCATTATGCTCAAGTCGAAAGAATTCAAGGGCAAGTCCACTATTCAGGCACACCGTATGGTGAATAAAGAAATCAAAGATGTAATCCAGGATATCCATGGTCTACAG CTCAAGACCATTGCAGACAACTAA